The Yoonia sp. SS1-5 genome contains a region encoding:
- a CDS encoding glycosyl transferase family protein encodes MTALAPYVQIVARGPGRGRSLTQDEAFDAMRIMLSGSASPQAVGALLMVLRYRGETAAEIAGFTAAVRSYAQVACPAELDWPCYAAGRTRGAPLFLLAARLVAAAGYRVVLHGWNSHQGQAANVRKALAQLDIPVGLNAGPIRYLPLEDHAPQLFALLQLRDLLGLRSCVNTVCRMWNPSEARATVQGVFHPSYRGLQAQAAVALGKSDLSVIKGGGGEFERHPGKALQVYGLRQGQHQQTTAPALLDATRKLHEPDRPVDVAALWFGGQDDPFAEQTVIGTAGLALWTLGAAPSIAAADALAAELWLKRYDAMRMRA; translated from the coding sequence ATGACGGCACTGGCGCCATATGTGCAGATTGTGGCGCGTGGGCCCGGCCGTGGTCGGTCGCTGACACAGGACGAAGCGTTTGATGCCATGCGGATCATGCTGTCAGGGTCCGCCAGCCCTCAGGCTGTCGGCGCGCTGTTGATGGTTTTGCGATATCGCGGCGAAACAGCCGCCGAAATTGCGGGCTTTACGGCTGCGGTCCGATCTTATGCGCAGGTTGCTTGCCCCGCCGAACTGGATTGGCCGTGTTATGCGGCTGGCCGAACCCGTGGCGCGCCCTTGTTTCTGCTTGCAGCCAGACTTGTGGCTGCTGCGGGTTATCGTGTTGTTCTGCATGGCTGGAATTCGCATCAGGGACAGGCCGCAAATGTCCGTAAGGCGCTTGCACAGCTGGATATTCCGGTCGGCCTGAATGCCGGGCCGATCCGCTACTTGCCACTTGAAGACCATGCACCGCAGCTTTTTGCGCTTTTGCAGTTGCGTGATCTGCTTGGGCTGCGGTCCTGCGTCAACACGGTCTGCCGGATGTGGAACCCCAGTGAGGCCCGGGCCACGGTACAGGGTGTTTTTCACCCCTCATATCGCGGCTTGCAGGCCCAGGCTGCGGTTGCGCTGGGCAAGAGCGACCTGAGCGTGATCAAAGGGGGTGGCGGCGAGTTCGAACGGCATCCCGGGAAGGCATTGCAGGTTTACGGCCTGCGACAGGGGCAGCATCAGCAAACAACCGCACCGGCGCTTTTGGATGCAACGCGCAAACTGCATGAACCTGACCGCCCTGTTGATGTCGCCGCACTTTGGTTTGGTGGGCAAGACGACCCGTTCGCGGAACAGACCGTGATTGGGACCGCGGGCCTCGCGCTATGGACTTTGGGGGCGGCGCCATCAATTGCGGCCGCCGATGCCTTGGCCGCGGAACTTTGGCTCAAGCGGTATGATGCGATGAGGATGCGGGCATGA
- a CDS encoding molybdopterin-dependent oxidoreductase — protein sequence MKQVRTTCPYCGVGCGILASPDGRIEGDPDHPANFGRLCSKGSALGETLDIQGRLLAPQIGGRRADWTAALDLVADRFTAAISQHGPDSVAIYGSGQLLTEDYYVANKLMKGYIGSANIDTNSRLCMASTVAGHKRAFGTDTVPGTYEDLDEADLIVLVGSNLAWCHPVLYQRIAAAKAARPALRVVNIDPRMTATSALADLHLQIKADSDVALFNGLLAHLVDTQAIDLDYLNNHVVVCRDAVAAARQSDPRDTGLTPQTLQQFYQLWAGTPRVVTVYSQGVNQSTSGTDKVNAIINCHLATGRIGQPGMGPFSVTGQPNAMGGREVGGLANMLAAHLDIEDADHRAALQAAWQSPAMCTKPGLKAVDLFKACADGRIKALWIMSTNPAVSMPDAPAVADAIRNVPFTVLSDMMARTDTGDCVDVLLPAAGWGEKSGTVTNSERRVSRQRAFLPIPGEARPDWQIICDVAGRMGFDGFDFAGPADIFREYAALTRLSRQFGKDLDLTPLANADYDALPPTQWPVGQSPRFFADGRFFHADGKARMIALKTPALTTPTFRLNTGRIRDQWHTMTRTGKSATLGAHLAEPYAEIHPSDATVLGVAPADLLALGDGQIFRVLISDRVAPGTLFAPMHWTRQTATSGLVNSIPAIGVDPVSGQPALKGAQVTATRFDAGWYGFAVSAAQMAPTRPYHAIARTRTGWQAECAGYKLPMDWEAEARTITAISHGDAATLHDPATGQTRVAIIVDGRISALFFAATDPVVVNRQHAASLIGSAVGGLAALAGRTAADKPDPGATVCACFNVGVNTLRAAAAAGAQSVERIGEVTCAGTNCGSCKPELAALLDRMQLPMAAE from the coding sequence GTGAAACAGGTCCGCACAACTTGTCCCTATTGCGGTGTCGGGTGCGGTATTCTTGCGTCGCCCGACGGCCGCATTGAGGGGGACCCGGATCATCCAGCCAATTTCGGCAGGTTGTGTTCCAAGGGGTCGGCGCTCGGCGAGACCCTGGATATCCAGGGTCGTCTTCTCGCGCCGCAGATCGGCGGACGCCGTGCCGATTGGACCGCTGCACTGGATCTGGTCGCAGACAGGTTCACAGCCGCGATCAGCCAACATGGCCCGGACAGTGTGGCCATCTACGGGTCCGGTCAGTTGCTGACCGAGGACTATTATGTCGCCAACAAGCTGATGAAGGGCTATATCGGGTCCGCAAATATCGACACCAATTCAAGGCTTTGCATGGCTTCAACCGTGGCCGGGCACAAGCGCGCCTTTGGCACGGATACGGTGCCCGGCACATATGAAGACCTGGATGAGGCTGATCTGATCGTCCTTGTCGGATCGAACCTGGCCTGGTGTCACCCTGTTCTTTATCAGCGGATCGCTGCGGCCAAGGCAGCCAGACCCGCCCTGCGCGTGGTCAATATCGACCCCAGGATGACAGCCACATCGGCGCTTGCCGACCTGCATTTGCAGATCAAGGCCGATAGCGACGTGGCCCTGTTTAACGGGCTGCTCGCGCATCTGGTTGATACGCAGGCGATTGATCTGGATTACCTCAACAACCATGTCGTCGTATGTCGCGATGCCGTCGCTGCCGCCCGCCAAAGTGACCCGCGCGATACCGGGCTGACGCCGCAGACCCTGCAGCAGTTTTACCAGCTGTGGGCCGGCACCCCACGCGTTGTGACTGTCTATTCCCAAGGCGTCAACCAGTCCACATCCGGCACCGATAAGGTCAATGCAATTATCAATTGCCATCTGGCAACCGGTCGGATCGGCCAACCCGGGATGGGCCCGTTTTCCGTCACCGGCCAACCCAATGCCATGGGCGGACGCGAGGTGGGCGGTCTTGCCAATATGCTCGCCGCCCATCTTGATATTGAGGATGCCGATCACCGTGCCGCATTGCAGGCGGCATGGCAGAGCCCTGCAATGTGCACCAAGCCGGGCTTGAAAGCAGTCGATCTATTCAAGGCCTGTGCAGACGGGCGCATCAAGGCGCTGTGGATCATGTCAACCAATCCCGCCGTCAGTATGCCGGACGCGCCCGCAGTTGCCGATGCGATCAGAAACGTCCCGTTTACTGTCCTCAGCGACATGATGGCCCGCACCGATACGGGCGATTGCGTTGATGTGTTGCTTCCGGCCGCAGGGTGGGGCGAAAAAAGCGGTACGGTGACCAATTCCGAACGTCGCGTGTCGCGTCAGCGCGCCTTTCTCCCCATCCCGGGCGAGGCCCGCCCTGACTGGCAGATCATTTGCGATGTCGCCGGGCGCATGGGTTTTGATGGCTTTGATTTTGCGGGGCCTGCGGACATTTTCCGCGAATATGCAGCCCTGACCAGGCTGAGCAGGCAATTTGGCAAGGATCTGGATCTGACCCCGTTGGCAAACGCGGATTATGACGCGTTGCCGCCAACCCAGTGGCCTGTCGGTCAATCACCGCGCTTCTTCGCAGATGGCAGGTTTTTTCACGCTGACGGCAAGGCCCGAATGATTGCGTTGAAAACGCCCGCGCTGACGACGCCTACTTTCCGGCTGAACACGGGCCGTATCCGGGATCAGTGGCACACGATGACCCGTACCGGCAAATCAGCCACCCTCGGCGCGCATTTGGCAGAACCTTATGCCGAGATACACCCATCAGACGCGACGGTATTGGGTGTTGCACCTGCGGACTTGTTGGCGCTGGGCGATGGGCAGATTTTCCGCGTGCTGATCAGCGACAGGGTTGCGCCCGGCACACTCTTTGCCCCAATGCATTGGACACGGCAAACCGCCACATCGGGTCTTGTGAATAGTATTCCCGCAATCGGGGTTGATCCTGTCTCGGGCCAACCGGCATTAAAGGGCGCTCAGGTGACCGCCACCCGGTTTGACGCAGGCTGGTATGGGTTTGCTGTGAGTGCGGCGCAGATGGCACCGACCCGTCCCTATCACGCAATTGCCCGCACCCGTACCGGATGGCAGGCGGAATGCGCCGGGTACAAACTGCCCATGGATTGGGAGGCCGAGGCGCGCACAATCACCGCCATATCGCATGGCGATGCCGCCACGTTGCATGATCCCGCGACCGGCCAGACCCGGGTTGCGATCATCGTCGATGGCCGCATTTCGGCGCTGTTTTTTGCGGCAACTGATCCTGTGGTCGTCAACCGGCAGCATGCGGCCTCGCTGATCGGATCTGCGGTAGGGGGGCTGGCTGCCTTGGCAGGACGGACAGCAGCGGACAAACCTGACCCCGGTGCGACGGTCTGCGCCTGTTTCAATGTAGGGGTGAACACTTTGCGTGCTGCGGCGGCTGCCGGCGCGCAAAGCGTCGAACGCATCGGAGAGGTGACATGCGCGGGGACAAATTGCGGTTCCTGCAAGCCCGAACTGGCAGCCCTGCTTGACCGAATGCAACTGCCGATGGCTGCGGAATGA
- the nirD gene encoding nitrite reductase small subunit NirD: MTDWIDVAALDDIAPRGARLVKTRMGCVALFRTADDAVFALDNACPHKQGPLAEGIVHGKAVTCPLHNWVISLETGLVQGNDEGQVATYPARVADGRVLLDAGFIRARSAA; the protein is encoded by the coding sequence ATGACCGACTGGATTGATGTCGCCGCCTTGGACGATATTGCCCCCCGGGGTGCGCGCCTGGTCAAGACGCGGATGGGATGTGTGGCCCTGTTCCGCACCGCGGATGATGCGGTCTTTGCGCTGGACAATGCCTGCCCGCACAAACAAGGGCCGCTGGCCGAAGGCATCGTGCACGGCAAGGCTGTGACCTGTCCGCTGCACAACTGGGTCATCTCGTTAGAGACCGGGTTGGTGCAGGGCAATGATGAAGGGCAGGTTGCGACCTATCCGGCCCGGGTTGCTGATGGGCGCGTGTTGTTGGATGCCGGTTTCATTCGGGCGCGGTCTGCGGCGTGA